Proteins from one Fibrobacter sp. genomic window:
- the guaB gene encoding IMP dehydrogenase: MKLLPEALTFDDVLLVPAESSVLPAQTDVSTQLASNIKLNIPIISAAMDTVTTAPLAISLALQGGLGIIHKNMSVEDQAEEVRKVKRWQSGIVTNPVTLDADEPVSAAFELRARNKVSGFPILSKGKLVGMLTSRDLRTVSDMNVKIRSVMTKNPVTASPKVSLAKAKEILAEKRIEKLPLVDASGALKGLITMTDILKRENNPNASLDKNGQLLVGAAVSTSANTLERVAALVDAGVDLLIIDTAHGHHIGVRNMVKTVRKKYPKLTICAGNVCTPEAVEELAKCGANIVKVGIGPGSICTTRIVAGVGYPQFSAVVECGKAARKVGVKIIADGGLKFSGDIVKALAAGGHAVMVGSLFAGTEEAPGEVILADGRSYKSYRGMGSLGAMKAGSADRYFQGGVQEPRKFVPEGIEGRVPYKGPLRDTVYQLIGGIHSAMGYAGAANLEELYKKATFVRITGAGLRESHPHDVTITKEAPNYRTGD; this comes from the coding sequence ATGAAACTTTTGCCAGAAGCTTTGACGTTTGATGACGTCCTACTCGTTCCCGCAGAATCTTCTGTCTTGCCGGCCCAGACCGACGTGAGCACACAGCTCGCCAGCAATATCAAGCTGAACATTCCTATTATCAGTGCCGCCATGGATACCGTTACGACGGCTCCTTTGGCTATTTCGCTTGCTCTGCAGGGCGGTCTCGGCATTATCCACAAGAATATGAGCGTTGAAGACCAAGCTGAAGAAGTCCGCAAGGTCAAGCGCTGGCAGTCCGGTATCGTCACCAATCCGGTGACCCTCGATGCCGATGAGCCGGTATCCGCTGCATTTGAACTCCGCGCCCGCAACAAGGTGAGCGGTTTCCCGATCCTCTCGAAGGGCAAGCTCGTCGGCATGCTCACGAGCCGTGACCTCCGCACCGTTAGCGACATGAACGTGAAGATCCGTTCCGTGATGACGAAGAACCCGGTGACGGCGAGCCCCAAGGTGAGCCTCGCCAAGGCTAAGGAAATTTTGGCCGAAAAGCGTATCGAAAAGCTCCCGCTGGTGGATGCTTCCGGTGCCCTGAAGGGCCTCATCACGATGACCGACATTTTGAAGCGCGAAAACAACCCGAACGCTAGCCTCGACAAGAATGGCCAGTTGCTCGTGGGTGCCGCGGTTAGCACGTCTGCCAATACGCTCGAACGCGTGGCGGCCCTTGTGGATGCCGGTGTGGACCTGTTGATTATCGATACGGCCCATGGTCATCACATTGGTGTGCGTAACATGGTGAAGACCGTTCGCAAGAAATACCCGAAGCTCACGATTTGCGCCGGTAACGTCTGCACGCCGGAAGCTGTTGAAGAACTCGCCAAGTGCGGTGCCAACATCGTCAAGGTGGGTATCGGTCCGGGTTCCATCTGCACGACTCGTATCGTGGCTGGAGTCGGTTATCCGCAGTTCTCCGCCGTGGTGGAATGCGGCAAGGCTGCCCGCAAGGTCGGCGTGAAGATTATTGCCGACGGTGGTCTCAAGTTCTCTGGCGACATCGTGAAGGCTCTCGCCGCCGGTGGTCACGCCGTGATGGTGGGCTCTCTCTTTGCCGGTACCGAAGAAGCTCCGGGTGAAGTCATTCTCGCCGATGGCCGTAGCTACAAGAGCTACCGCGGCATGGGCTCCCTCGGCGCCATGAAGGCCGGTTCTGCTGACCGTTACTTCCAGGGTGGCGTTCAGGAACCGCGCAAGTTCGTTCCGGAAGGCATCGAAGGCCGCGTCCCGTACAAGGGACCGCTCCGCGACACCGTTTACCAGCTCATTGGCGGTATCCATTCTGCAATGGGTTATGCCGGTGCTGCGAACCTCGAAGAACTCTACAAGAAGGCAACGTTCGTCCGCATCACGGGCGCAGGCCTCCGCGAATCGCACCCGCACGACGTGACGATCACGAAGGAAGCCCCGAACTACCGCACGGGCGACTAA
- a CDS encoding dihydrofolate reductase, with protein MTNSIKVNKKLISAIVAISKNNVIGRDGHLPWHLSADLKRFKAITTGHSIILGRKNYDDIGRPLPNRKNYVLTRNVAFKAPGCVVCNSLQQAIKGAQDDGETECFIVGGAAVYREAMPLVKKMYVTRVLADVDGDVHFPEWGEGWRKVSEERFEADEKNDFPTVFEVWER; from the coding sequence ATGACAAACTCAATAAAGGTCAATAAAAAACTAATCTCTGCTATCGTAGCAATTTCTAAGAACAATGTCATCGGGCGTGACGGGCATCTGCCGTGGCACCTGTCTGCGGACCTCAAGCGTTTCAAGGCCATCACGACGGGGCATTCCATAATCCTCGGACGCAAGAACTACGACGATATCGGACGTCCGCTCCCGAACCGCAAGAACTACGTGCTTACGCGCAATGTCGCTTTCAAGGCTCCGGGATGCGTTGTGTGCAACTCGCTCCAGCAGGCAATTAAAGGTGCGCAGGATGACGGCGAGACGGAATGCTTTATTGTTGGCGGTGCTGCCGTTTATCGCGAAGCCATGCCTCTCGTGAAAAAAATGTATGTGACACGCGTTCTTGCCGATGTGGATGGCGATGTGCATTTTCCAGAATGGGGCGAGGGCTGGCGCAAGGTGAGCGAAGAACGCTTTGAAGCCGACGAGAAAAACGACTTCCCGACGGTGTTCGAAGTCTGGGAACGCTAG
- a CDS encoding thymidylate synthase, with protein sequence MQQYLDLLRDILENGVDRSDRTGTGTRSVFGRQCRYDLSQGFPCLTTKKLHLRSIIHELLWFLKGDTNIKYLHDNKVTIWDEWADENGDLGPVYGHQWRSWPTPDGGHIDQIQNLINSLKNNPDSRRHLVCAWNVSEVDKMALPPCHCLFQFYVGGVGKSGKRKLSCQLYQRSADTFLGVPFNIASYALLTLMLAQVCDYEPGEFIHTLGDTHLYSNHFEQAKEQLTRKPRKLPTMKLNPEIKDLFEFKFEDFELVDYDPWPTIKAPIAV encoded by the coding sequence ATGCAGCAATACCTAGACTTACTTCGCGATATTCTTGAAAATGGCGTGGACCGTTCCGACCGCACGGGTACGGGAACGCGCTCCGTATTTGGCCGCCAGTGCCGTTACGACCTGTCGCAGGGGTTCCCTTGCCTCACCACAAAGAAACTGCATTTGCGCTCGATTATCCATGAGCTGCTGTGGTTCTTGAAGGGTGACACGAACATCAAGTATTTGCACGACAACAAGGTCACCATCTGGGATGAATGGGCCGACGAGAATGGCGACTTGGGCCCGGTTTATGGTCACCAGTGGCGCAGCTGGCCGACTCCCGACGGTGGCCACATCGACCAGATCCAGAATTTGATCAACAGCCTCAAGAACAATCCCGATTCCCGCAGGCACCTCGTGTGCGCTTGGAACGTTTCTGAAGTCGACAAGATGGCACTGCCGCCTTGTCACTGCCTGTTCCAGTTCTACGTGGGCGGGGTGGGGAAGTCCGGCAAACGCAAACTCAGCTGCCAGCTGTACCAGCGCAGTGCCGACACCTTCCTCGGGGTGCCGTTCAATATCGCGTCTTATGCGCTTTTGACGCTCATGCTCGCACAGGTCTGCGACTACGAACCGGGTGAATTCATCCATACGTTGGGCGATACGCACCTGTATTCAAACCACTTTGAGCAGGCGAAGGAACAGCTCACGCGCAAACCGCGCAAGCTCCCGACCATGAAGCTCAATCCCGAAATCAAGGACCTGTTCGAGTTCAAGTTCGAGGACTTCGAACTCGTGGATTACGACCCGTGGCCGACCATCAAGGCTCCGATCGCTGTTTGA
- a CDS encoding MgtC/SapB family protein translates to MAAAIGIGLIIGMQREHTYSDQKDRHPAGVRSFTLVGLAGAMTAMLSDQMGGVAPFVTGFIVIGLLLVASHISFAIAHKPQEGRPAVGSDGVTTSVAVIVVYLLGALSMYGRLLESCVVVVVMLWVLSAKEQLHAFAQKLSKEDILATVKFAVISALILPFLPNQAYGPPGLEVLNPHTIWLFVVFISGIGFVGYVLIKLVGPGKGIWLTGLLGGLASSTALTLNLAGRSRENEDYASDFTLGIVLSWAVMYVRLYLICIFLSGALAKPLLLPLLLPVVPALGYALFLKLREFGDHRQKSADFTNPFKLLPAIKFGAVFTGVMFVANAARVYLGSGALLACSFLGGAAEMDAVAFSVIDMNLKSGLGVRELVLALLFASLANTLTKGALVCFLGAKSMRRPIIPAVVLICAVTGALIGYYI, encoded by the coding sequence TTGGCTGCTGCGATAGGCATTGGTCTTATCATAGGTATGCAGCGCGAGCACACGTATTCCGACCAGAAGGATAGGCATCCGGCCGGTGTTCGCTCGTTTACGCTTGTGGGCCTTGCCGGCGCCATGACGGCTATGCTTTCGGACCAGATGGGCGGAGTCGCTCCTTTCGTGACGGGTTTCATTGTAATCGGTCTGTTGCTGGTTGCGTCGCACATTTCTTTTGCCATCGCGCACAAGCCGCAGGAAGGCCGCCCCGCTGTCGGGAGTGACGGCGTTACGACGAGTGTCGCGGTGATAGTGGTGTACCTGCTGGGTGCGCTTTCGATGTATGGCCGGCTTCTGGAATCGTGCGTCGTGGTGGTGGTGATGCTCTGGGTGCTTTCGGCTAAGGAACAACTGCATGCCTTTGCGCAGAAACTTTCGAAAGAAGACATTCTTGCGACGGTGAAGTTCGCGGTGATTTCCGCGTTGATATTGCCCTTCTTGCCGAACCAGGCTTATGGCCCGCCCGGGCTGGAAGTCCTGAATCCGCATACGATATGGCTTTTCGTGGTGTTTATTTCGGGCATCGGCTTTGTGGGCTACGTGCTGATAAAACTTGTGGGGCCGGGCAAGGGAATTTGGCTTACCGGCCTTTTGGGCGGGCTTGCCAGCAGTACCGCCCTCACGCTCAACCTGGCGGGCCGCAGTCGCGAGAACGAGGACTACGCCTCGGACTTTACGCTCGGGATTGTGCTCAGTTGGGCGGTGATGTATGTGCGCCTTTATCTTATCTGCATTTTCCTGAGTGGAGCTCTTGCTAAACCTCTATTGCTGCCGCTCTTGCTTCCGGTCGTGCCGGCGCTCGGTTACGCGCTGTTCCTGAAGTTGAGAGAGTTTGGCGACCATCGGCAGAAATCCGCGGACTTCACGAACCCATTCAAGCTTTTGCCCGCCATCAAGTTCGGCGCGGTGTTCACTGGCGTAATGTTTGTCGCGAATGCGGCGCGCGTTTACCTGGGTTCGGGGGCGCTTCTTGCGTGCAGCTTCTTGGGCGGTGCCGCCGAGATGGATGCGGTCGCGTTCTCCGTCATCGACATGAACCTGAAATCGGGCCTCGGCGTGCGTGAACTTGTGCTTGCGCTCCTGTTTGCAAGCCTTGCGAATACGCTTACCAAGGGGGCCCTGGTGTGCTTCCTCGGTGCAAAGTCTATGCGCCGCCCGATAATTCCGGCGGTCGTGCTGATTTGCGCTGTGACTGGTGCCCTTATCGGGTATTACATTTAG